The Falco biarmicus isolate bFalBia1 chromosome 14, bFalBia1.pri, whole genome shotgun sequence DNA segment TGGCCATTTCTGCATCTCCACTGCTGGCACACTGCAGTGTACTGGGGGGTGTTTGCAGCACCAGGGTGGAAGCCAGCACCTGAGAAGAAACAGGAGCAAGCAGCCTGGAAAGGCTCAGGGCGGGCTCAGTGGGGCCGAGCAGAGTTAAGTACTAGAGCCAGTCGATGCCAGCTGAGAATGGGGAGGTTAGCTCAGGGTTAGCGGCGTGACTATGGCAAAGGAGCCAGTGGCTCCACAAACCATCCCATATCCCCTCAACACACCCAGGGGCTGTGCCTTACCCTAGGGTTAGAGGTTTCCAAGCTGGTGGAGCCAGCTGGTGGGTTGATGGCCACACTGGGGTTGTTGTGGCCCTGCTGCCACTCAGGATGCTCGCTCACCCCGAGGAGCCCAAACTCTTGTGTCTCTGCTGTTGGATGCTACTTAGCCTCCAcgtcctgctgctctccagccattttcttccagttcttaTTTGGTGGCTGATTTGATCTTGTGGATGGCATATGGGCTTGACTCCTTGGGCATCCAGATCTCCTCCCCGGCACAGCCCTGGTGCTCCACTGCTCCCTCCATGGCCGCTGTCAGCTCTGGGCTGAAGATGCTGTCAGTGGCCCGGTAGGTGCGGGTGAGGTGGCGAAAGGAGGAGTCTGAGGAGCTGTCATCAGGAAGGTCTTCGTCCTGCTCATCCCGCAGCTTGGTTCTGCTCAGCTccaagctgctctccagctctggGTCTTTGAGAGCCTCCCCCACCTCCTGGAGGAAGGTTGTTTTGGGGCTGATGATGCACAGCAGGACCATGAGGCCTCCTGAGACCCCGCAAAGAAAGTAGAGGCCAACTTTCTCTGGGATGCCTGGGGGGCAAAGAGCAAAGAGAGACATCAGGGTACAAACCACCTCTGTGCAGTACCAGTGCCTGGAAAACCCCCTCTGCCCAGCACgtaggaggaagaggaggggagcaAGGGCACCCTCAGCATCCAGgctgcacaggcaggacagACCCTGCCCCAGGGATCATGGAAGCATCACCCAGAGCCTCATCAGTACCCACCAGTGTCCTGAAATGCCCCTTTCCCCCTAGGAAATCATCCCTTTGGGATGTGAGgtaggcagggcagggggaggaatCATCTATCCAGAGAGTAATTTCCCCTATCATGGGAAGTTTTTGCCCACAGAGTGGTGCTCTCCATTCGTGcccctgcaggcagggcaggaaagAAGAAGACCCAGTGGGTGACTCAGCCCCTTGGAGAAGGAAGGTCCGGTCCATAGGCAGGACTCCAGCAACATTGGGACCACTGATGCTACGGCGTCTCAGGGCTCATTCAACCACTGAGCTCCCGCCCTACATGTCTTGTCCCTCAAACCCAGCACGGGTGCTTGGTGCCCTTCTCCCTTACATGCCGGCCGACCCTGCTGGAGGCGTCTGGGGTCTGGCTGCCTCTGAGCCAAGCCCTGGGCTGAGCGGGAGGCATCACAGGACCCAAGCCACCCTCCCAAGCCTGTTTTGCTTCCCTGGGTGCTGCGTGAGAGCTGGTGAGGGCACATACCCCAAAGGTGGGCAAAAGCTGCCAGAGAGCTAGTAAAAATCATCCGGTCTTCCCGGAGCCTGGAGAACCTGGGCCCTTTGTACCAGCCACCTGCAGCAAACAAGGGGATGCGGGCTGAGGCGTGAggtgctccccagcaccccgctgcctgcctgcctgcccctgtctgcctccttccctgtgcCACACTCCCTCCTTCCTGCGCAAGCACTCCTCTGCCTTCGGGGATGCTCCCCTGTGGGtcctcctctcccctgctccctgcagaccACATCTCTCCAGCCCCTCAGACACGGGCACCGACCAATGGGTGGCTTCAGCCACAGGACAGCAATGCTGGGATGGAGCTGCAGGGCTTGTGCCAGCAGTGGGTATCACAGATGCAGACAGGCCATGGAAGGGGTGGTTTTGGCATAGCCTGCCCCCAGTATTACCATGCATGTAGTCCGAAAGCAGGAAGGGGTCTGAGGTGTCAGGGcccacctcctccagcagctgcttgggCACTGCAAGGAGAGCACACACTGAGCATCACCACCCcactcctccccagcagcctccccagggaGCCCCGCGCCCCTGCCTGCATGGCACAGAGTGGGCAGAGCGGGGGCTCAGCCAGTGGCCCTCGTGTCCTCAGCTCTGCGGGTGGCTCTCACCACATGTGTAGGAGACTCGCAGCTGTTTCTTCATGCCAGGGAGGCACGGATCCCCAAAGGTAGCCTGGTCAGCAGCCACAGTGCAGTTCCCCTTGCGGTGGCACTTCTTGGAGACCCTCCTCAGGGCGTCTGGAGCCAAGCACTCTGCAAAGACATGTGGCATGGACCTGCAGGCAGACCTgtctgcccctgcctgctgggcacCAGCTAGCTAGGGCCAAAGGGCACAGGTGCAGCTCGATGGCATACTTGTTCCACACTCTCTGCATGGTTTCTGGCCCCATTTCTGGCCCAAACTATTCTGGCATACCTATATGGGGTCCCCCAGTGTTCAGGGAATCACACTCTGGTTTGCCCCTGAGGAATCGTCCATAATTTGCAGAATAAATCGCCAGGATGGATTTTGGTCGGCACTGCAGCCTCAGCTTGTCATTCTCGCACACAGTCTTGACCCGATGGTTCCCTGGGGAGTGACACTGCAGAGCGTCCCAATGCATCCAGAAtcacctgcagccccctcctcccttaGCCCAGCCAAGGGTCTGAGATCTGCcaagggcagggctggaggagggctGCAAGATACAGGAGCAGCTTGGTTCCcctctctgtccttttctgagCAGCTGAGGCAGGGAAAGAGCCCACACAGCGCTGCCCAGACCCCACACCACCTCACCTGGCCGGCACTTGTAGGAAGCGATGAGGTACTTGTGTGTCCCAGGGCACGGGTCCGGGCCAAAGACTTGGCTGTGCACCAAGAACTGGCACCACTGCTGGTCCTGGCACTCAGCCAGCAGCTTCTGGAGAGGAAAGCACGGCAGATGTGAAGATGTGTGAGGAGTCCTGAGTGTGTTCTCACCTTCTCTTCCGCGGTACCATCACCAGACTGAGGGAGATGTACTCTAACCCCGCAGAGGTGCTGCTCGTGCCCTGCGCCTCTCCGCAGTCACCCTGCTTCACGTGTCAGTTCCTGAATCGGTTCCTCCCCTGCACCCACACGGAGCTGTGGCAGGTCTGCCAGTACCTGTGCTGGCACTCAGCCACGCCACACGTCTGCAGCACCCGTGCAGGCGTGCACACTGACACGGCTCCGTGCAACACCCGTGCGGCCGTGCACACTGACACGGCTCCGCGCAACACCCGTGCGGGCGTGCACACTGACACGGCTCCGTGCAACACCCGTGCGGCCGTGCACACTGACACGGCTCCGCGCAGCACCCGTGCGGGCGCAGCCGCAGCGCGGCTCGGTGCGCTCAGGCCCCCGCCAGCCGGCTCCGTGCAGTGCCCACGCGCGGCCACAAGGTGGGGACGAGGGCTCA contains these protein-coding regions:
- the LOC130158630 gene encoding protein eva-1 homolog C-like isoform X3; its protein translation is MVTLVGPAAALVLLCLAVGLEASPELSGYLRKVLRNHTAHTCDGEQLLIVCPHKTTISILGAFYGRRVPSPNLCPSPGNASQESTECTSTTAHLKLLAECQDQQWCQFLVHSQVFGPDPCPGTHKYLIASYKCRPGNHRVKTVCENDKLRLQCRPKSILAIYSANYGRFLRGKPECDSLNTGGPHIECLAPDALRRVSKKCHRKGNCTVAADQATFGDPCLPGMKKQLRVSYTCVPKQLLEEVGPDTSDPFLLSDYMHGGWYKGPRFSRLREDRMIFTSSLAAFAHLWGIPEKVGLYFLCGVSGGLMVLLCIISPKTTFLQEVGEALKDPELESSLELSRTKLRDEQDEDLPDDSSSDSSFRHLTRTYRATDSIFSPELTAAMEGAVEHQGCAGEEIWMPKESSPYAIHKIKSATK
- the LOC130158630 gene encoding protein eva-1 homolog C-like isoform X2, whose translation is MGLAACPAPRGALAAGSPSPRAGPAGAAGLAGWRAAAAAEAAPVPAGTLPGRPGGVSPRPHLVAARGHCTEPAGGGLSAPSRAAAAPARVLRGAVSVCTAARVLHGAVSVCTPARVLRGAVSVCTAARVLHGAVSVCTPARVLQTCGVAECQHRSCWLSARTSSGASSWCTAKSLARTRALGHTSTSSLPTSAGQCHSPGNHRVKTVCENDKLRLQCRPKSILAIYSANYGRFLRGKPECDSLNTGGPHIECLAPDALRRVSKKCHRKGNCTVAADQATFGDPCLPGMKKQLRVSYTCVPKQLLEEVGPDTSDPFLLSDYMHGIPEKVGLYFLCGVSGGLMVLLCIISPKTTFLQEVGEALKDPELESSLELSRTKLRDEQDEDLPDDSSSDSSFRHLTRTYRATDSIFSPELTAAMEGAVEHQGCAGEEIWMPKESSPYAIHKIKSATK
- the LOC130158630 gene encoding protein eva-1 homolog C-like isoform X1, translated to MGLAACPAPRGALAAGSPSPRAGPAGAAGLAGWRAAAAAEAAPVPAGTLPGRPGGVSPRPHLVAARGHCTEPAGGGLSAPSRAAAAPARVLRGAVSVCTAARVLHGAVSVCTPARVLRGAVSVCTAARVLHGAVSVCTPARVLQTCGVAECQHRSCWLSARTSSGASSWCTAKSLARTRALGHTSTSSLPTSAGQCHSPGNHRVKTVCENDKLRLQCRPKSILAIYSANYGRFLRGKPECDSLNTGGPHIECLAPDALRRVSKKCHRKGNCTVAADQATFGDPCLPGMKKQLRVSYTCVPKQLLEEVGPDTSDPFLLSDYMHGGWYKGPRFSRLREDRMIFTSSLAAFAHLWGIPEKVGLYFLCGVSGGLMVLLCIISPKTTFLQEVGEALKDPELESSLELSRTKLRDEQDEDLPDDSSSDSSFRHLTRTYRATDSIFSPELTAAMEGAVEHQGCAGEEIWMPKESSPYAIHKIKSATK